One stretch of Gammaproteobacteria bacterium DNA includes these proteins:
- the nrdR gene encoding transcriptional regulator NrdR, with the protein MYCPFCSHEETKVIDSRLASEGMQVRRRRECTDCGERFTTFESAELVMPRIIKGDGTRQPYDEQKLQTGLMRALEKRPVSTEAVEAALARITHKLRSTGEREVKSRQVGEWVMDELRELDQVAYVRFASVYRSFQDVNAFREEIERLENEPLREAIRKKQISLLGDDS; encoded by the coding sequence ATGTATTGCCCTTTCTGCAGCCACGAGGAGACCAAGGTCATCGACTCGCGGCTGGCCAGCGAGGGCATGCAGGTGCGCCGCCGGCGTGAATGCACGGACTGCGGCGAACGCTTCACGACCTTCGAATCCGCGGAACTCGTCATGCCGCGCATCATCAAGGGTGATGGCACGCGCCAGCCTTACGACGAACAGAAACTGCAGACCGGCCTGATGCGGGCGCTGGAAAAACGTCCCGTCAGCACCGAGGCGGTGGAAGCGGCGCTGGCACGCATCACCCACAAGCTGCGTTCCACCGGCGAGCGGGAAGTGAAATCCCGGCAGGTGGGCGAGTGGGTGATGGACGAACTTCGCGAACTCGACCAGGTGGCCTACGTGCGTTTTGCCTCGGTCTATCGCAGCTTCCAGGACGTGAACGCCTTCCGCGAGGAAATCGAGCGACTGGAGAACGAGCCGCTGCGGGAAGCCATCCGCAAGAAACAGATCTCGCTGCTCGGCGACGACAGCTGA
- the glyA gene encoding serine hydroxymethyltransferase translates to MYSQDMTIQGFDDELFGAMQNERQRQEEHIELIASENYASPRVLEAQGGVMTNKYAEGYPGKRYYGGCEFVDVAEELARERVKQLYGAHYANVQPHSGSQANAAVFLALMSPGDTLMGMSLDHGGHLTHGAKPNFSGKIFNAVQYGINPETGELDYEEIAALAREHKPKVIVAGFSAYSRVMDWEKFAAIAKEVGAYLVVDMAHVSGLIAAGEYPNPVPHADVVTSTTHKTLRGPRGGIILARENAEIEKKLNSLVFPGTQGGPLMHVIAAKAVAFKEALEPGFKEYQQQVVANARAMVATLQDRGYKIVCGGTDNHLFLIDLVDKGITGKDADAWLGDAYITVNKNTVPNDPQSPFVTSGLRIGTPAGTTRGFGKAEFEQISSWIADVIDSKGDEKVIAETREAVKALCKKFPVYPEHMQFSV, encoded by the coding sequence ATGTACAGCCAGGACATGACCATCCAGGGATTCGATGACGAGCTTTTCGGCGCGATGCAGAACGAGCGCCAGCGCCAGGAAGAGCACATCGAGCTGATTGCTTCCGAGAACTACGCTTCGCCGCGCGTGCTGGAAGCCCAGGGCGGGGTCATGACCAACAAGTACGCCGAGGGTTACCCGGGCAAGCGCTACTACGGTGGCTGTGAATTCGTCGACGTTGCCGAAGAACTGGCGCGCGAGCGCGTCAAGCAGCTTTACGGCGCGCACTACGCCAACGTCCAGCCGCACTCCGGCTCGCAGGCGAATGCCGCGGTGTTCCTGGCGCTGATGTCGCCGGGCGACACCCTGATGGGCATGAGCCTGGACCATGGTGGTCACCTGACCCATGGCGCCAAGCCGAATTTCTCCGGCAAGATTTTCAATGCCGTGCAGTACGGCATCAACCCGGAAACCGGCGAGCTGGATTACGAGGAAATTGCCGCGCTCGCTCGCGAGCACAAGCCGAAAGTCATCGTGGCCGGTTTCTCCGCTTATTCCCGCGTCATGGACTGGGAGAAGTTCGCCGCGATTGCCAAGGAAGTCGGTGCCTACCTGGTTGTCGACATGGCGCACGTGTCGGGCCTGATTGCGGCGGGCGAATACCCGAACCCGGTGCCGCATGCCGATGTCGTGACCTCGACCACCCACAAGACCCTGCGCGGTCCGCGCGGTGGCATCATCCTGGCGCGCGAGAACGCCGAGATCGAAAAGAAACTGAATTCGCTGGTATTCCCGGGCACGCAGGGCGGTCCGCTCATGCACGTCATCGCGGCCAAGGCCGTGGCGTTCAAGGAAGCGCTGGAGCCGGGCTTCAAGGAATACCAGCAACAGGTGGTTGCCAATGCGCGCGCCATGGTCGCGACCTTGCAGGATCGCGGATACAAGATCGTCTGTGGCGGTACGGACAATCACCTGTTCCTGATCGACCTGGTCGACAAGGGCATCACCGGCAAGGATGCGGATGCGTGGTTGGGTGATGCCTACATCACGGTCAACAAGAACACCGTGCCGAACGACCCGCAATCGCCGTTCGTCACCTCCGGTCTGCGCATTGGCACGCCGGCGGGCACGACCCGCGGCTTCGGCAAGGCCGAGTTCGAGCAGATCTCGAGCTGGATTGCCGATGTCATCGACAGCAAGGGCGACGAGAAAGTCATCGCCGAGACCCGCGAAGCGGTCAAGGCGCTGTGCAAGAAGTTCCCGGTCTACCCGGAACACATGCAGTTCTCGGTCTGA
- a CDS encoding acetoin utilization protein AcuC: MEHVAIFCSKDTAAYGFGDDHPFGPDRQDAFLAEFKARGLDRDVLMLPAHPANRLDVELFHGGDYLDFLRDRCARDGGYLDMGDTPALSHIPAAAHAVVGAALRAAEMLVEGSLAAAFLPIGGLHHAGRDHAAGFCALSDIGVVIEKLRSHYGLKRILYVDIDAHHGDGVFYAYEDDPDVWIVDTHQEAATLYPGTGHAHERGTGEAEGTKLNLPLPAGADSAAFRAAWAEAAPFMEKAAPDFIIFQCGADSVAGDPITQLAFEPADHGFAARELMALAAKHCPGRILGLGGGGYNRANLAAAWNEVVAAMLAASRKAAAAG, encoded by the coding sequence ATGGAACATGTCGCCATTTTCTGCAGCAAGGACACCGCCGCCTATGGTTTCGGTGACGATCATCCCTTCGGGCCTGATCGCCAGGATGCCTTCCTGGCCGAGTTCAAGGCGCGGGGACTGGATCGAGACGTCCTGATGTTGCCCGCGCACCCGGCCAATCGGCTGGACGTGGAACTGTTCCACGGTGGTGACTACCTGGATTTCCTGCGAGACCGTTGTGCCCGTGACGGGGGCTACCTCGACATGGGCGATACGCCGGCCCTTTCCCATATCCCGGCTGCGGCCCATGCCGTCGTCGGTGCCGCCTTGCGGGCCGCCGAGATGCTGGTCGAAGGTTCGCTGGCGGCGGCCTTCCTCCCCATCGGTGGCTTGCACCATGCCGGTCGTGACCATGCCGCCGGCTTCTGCGCCCTGAGCGACATCGGCGTGGTGATCGAGAAACTGCGTAGCCACTACGGCCTGAAGCGCATCCTGTACGTCGACATCGACGCCCACCATGGCGACGGTGTTTTCTATGCCTATGAAGACGATCCCGATGTCTGGATCGTCGATACCCACCAGGAAGCGGCCACGCTCTATCCCGGCACCGGACATGCCCACGAGCGCGGCACGGGCGAGGCCGAGGGCACCAAGCTGAACCTGCCATTACCGGCCGGGGCCGACTCGGCAGCCTTTCGGGCGGCCTGGGCCGAAGCCGCGCCATTCATGGAAAAGGCGGCGCCCGATTTCATCATTTTCCAGTGCGGGGCGGATTCCGTGGCCGGCGATCCGATCACCCAGCTGGCCTTCGAGCCCGCGGACCATGGCTTTGCCGCCCGCGAGCTGATGGCACTGGCGGCGAAACATTGCCCCGGCCGGATCCTCGGGCTGGGCGGAGGCGGCTACAACCGGGCCAATCTCGCCGCGGCCTGGAACGAGGTGGTCGCTGCGATGCTGGCCGCCAGCCGAAAGGCCGCTGCCGCCGGCTGA